The Streptomyces sp. NBC_01775 genome includes a region encoding these proteins:
- the lepB gene encoding signal peptidase I, with the protein MSKAIRTDEGHGRLGNRLSGLAVALGCVLFLGGFVWGAVLYQPYTVPTDSMHPTVKSDSRVLAERVDGEEVRRGDVVVFQDSVWGAVPMVKRVVGVGGDKVACCDKSGRLTVNGKPVEEPYLRSRGADSQRPFDSTDVPKGKLFLLGDNRLESLDSRVHLQDADHGAVPRSAVKGRVDAVAWPFGSLGMLPEATGFAAMPEGTSERGPLPLALAAVVVGAVLVLGGAAYGPIARRIASSAHGRSG; encoded by the coding sequence GTGAGCAAGGCGATACGTACCGACGAGGGCCACGGTCGCCTGGGCAACAGACTGTCCGGGCTGGCCGTGGCCCTCGGCTGTGTGCTCTTCCTCGGCGGGTTCGTCTGGGGCGCCGTGCTCTACCAGCCCTACACCGTGCCCACCGACTCGATGCACCCCACCGTCAAGTCCGACAGCCGGGTGCTGGCCGAACGGGTGGACGGCGAGGAGGTACGGCGGGGTGATGTCGTCGTCTTCCAGGACTCGGTGTGGGGAGCGGTCCCCATGGTGAAGCGGGTCGTCGGGGTCGGTGGCGACAAGGTGGCCTGCTGCGACAAGAGCGGCAGGCTCACCGTCAACGGCAAGCCCGTCGAGGAGCCCTATCTGCGCTCGCGGGGGGCCGACTCCCAGCGGCCTTTCGACAGCACGGACGTCCCCAAGGGCAAGCTCTTCCTGCTGGGGGACAACCGGCTGGAGTCGCTCGACTCCCGGGTGCACCTCCAGGACGCGGACCACGGTGCCGTGCCGCGCTCCGCCGTGAAGGGCCGGGTCGACGCGGTCGCCTGGCCCTTCGGCTCGCTCGGCATGCTGCCGGAGGCGACCGGATTCGCCGCCATGCCGGAGGGCACCTCGGAACGCGGGCCCCTGCCGCTGGCGTTGGCCGCCGTCGTGGTGGGCGCCGTCCTGGTGCTGGGCGGCGCCGCCTACGGGCCGATCGCGCGACGCATCGCATCTTCGGCACATGGCCGCTCGGGGTGA
- the lepB gene encoding signal peptidase I: MAVGARSGSGDPEDKRSDVGGGTGNGTGDAGPPTVERESDGVTAETDGTHAADDAGGDDARGSGAGDSDSSRGAKKGGKKQRSFWQELPMLIGIALILALIIKTFLVQAFSIPSDSMQDTLQRGDRVLVDKLTPWFGSTPDRGEVVVFNDPGGWLPEANVEENFVQTALSFIGLMPSANEKDLIKRVIAVGGDTVECKEGGKVRVNGTPLNESSYLYPGNTPCDDKPFGPIKVPKGKLWVMGDHRQDSLDSRYHQNQPGGGFVPESKVVGRAIVKAWPINRWGTLPVPETFDQQGIQARALNAAPAALGIAGALPLVLWRRKRLVAKDVGRSDKGQAKG, translated from the coding sequence TTGGCGGTCGGCGCACGGTCCGGTTCCGGCGACCCGGAAGACAAGCGTTCCGATGTGGGCGGCGGGACGGGCAACGGGACGGGCGACGCAGGGCCACCGACCGTGGAAAGAGAGAGTGACGGTGTGACCGCCGAAACTGATGGGACACATGCGGCCGACGACGCGGGCGGAGACGACGCGCGCGGCTCCGGCGCGGGCGACAGCGACTCCTCGCGGGGCGCCAAGAAGGGCGGCAAGAAGCAGCGGTCGTTCTGGCAGGAACTGCCGATGCTCATCGGCATCGCGCTGATCCTCGCCCTGATCATCAAGACCTTCCTCGTGCAGGCGTTCTCCATCCCCTCGGACTCGATGCAGGACACCCTCCAGCGCGGGGACCGGGTGCTGGTGGACAAGCTCACCCCGTGGTTCGGGTCGACGCCCGACCGGGGCGAGGTCGTCGTCTTCAACGACCCGGGCGGCTGGCTCCCGGAGGCGAACGTCGAGGAGAACTTCGTCCAGACGGCGCTCAGCTTCATCGGACTGATGCCCTCCGCCAACGAGAAGGACCTGATCAAGCGAGTCATCGCGGTCGGCGGGGACACCGTGGAGTGCAAGGAGGGCGGCAAGGTGCGTGTCAACGGCACGCCCCTGAACGAGTCTTCCTACCTCTACCCGGGCAACACCCCCTGCGACGACAAGCCGTTCGGCCCGATCAAGGTGCCCAAGGGCAAGCTGTGGGTGATGGGCGACCACCGTCAGGACTCCCTCGACTCCCGCTACCACCAAAACCAGCCCGGTGGCGGCTTCGTGCCGGAGAGCAAGGTCGTCGGGCGGGCGATCGTCAAGGCGTGGCCAATCAACCGCTGGGGCACGCTGCCCGTGCCCGAGACCTTCGACCAGCAGGGCATCCAGGCCCGTGCTCTGAACGCGGCACCGGCCGCGCTGGGTATCGCCGGCGCCCTCCCGCTGGTGCTGTGGCGGCGCAAGCGCCTGGTAGCCAAGGACGTCGGCCGGTCCGACAAGGGCCAGGCCAAGGGCTGA
- the lepB gene encoding signal peptidase I: MRRPGQGRAARRRAAKRIKRRRRLSATKEIPILIGVALLIALVLKTFLVQAFVIPSGSMEQTIKIGDRVLVDKLTPWFGSKPQRGDVVVFEDPGGWLKGEQAKKEDPPPGIKQGKEFLTFIGLLPSDDEQDLIKRVVGVGGDTVRCCDKQGRVTVNGTPLKEPYLHPGNKPSQIKFKVTVPVGRVFVMGDHRANSADSRYHLREPDRGTVPEDLVQGRAVVIAWPFGHWRRLEEPETYASVPDGRGAPASASVAPDNRVAQLPFSAELPLVMGVVGLYRYSDRRQRGVRSECGGLGGRRTVRFRRPGRQAFRCGRRDGQRDGRRRATDRGKRE; encoded by the coding sequence CTGCGCCGTCCCGGCCAGGGCCGGGCGGCCCGCAGGCGCGCGGCCAAGCGCATCAAGCGCCGCCGCCGGCTCTCGGCGACCAAGGAAATACCGATCCTCATAGGGGTCGCGCTGCTGATCGCACTGGTGCTGAAGACCTTTCTCGTCCAGGCGTTCGTGATTCCCTCCGGGTCGATGGAGCAGACCATCAAGATCGGCGACAGGGTCCTGGTCGACAAGCTCACCCCCTGGTTCGGCTCCAAGCCGCAGCGGGGGGATGTGGTGGTCTTCGAGGACCCCGGCGGATGGCTGAAGGGCGAGCAGGCCAAGAAGGAGGATCCCCCTCCGGGCATCAAGCAGGGCAAGGAGTTCCTGACCTTCATCGGGCTGCTGCCCTCGGACGACGAACAGGACCTGATCAAGCGCGTCGTCGGCGTGGGCGGCGACACCGTGCGCTGCTGCGACAAGCAGGGGCGCGTTACGGTGAACGGCACGCCTCTCAAGGAGCCGTATCTGCATCCGGGCAACAAGCCCTCCCAGATCAAGTTCAAGGTCACGGTTCCCGTGGGGCGCGTGTTCGTGATGGGCGATCACCGTGCCAACTCCGCCGACTCCCGTTACCACCTCCGGGAGCCCGACAGAGGGACGGTCCCGGAGGATCTCGTCCAGGGAAGAGCGGTCGTCATCGCCTGGCCGTTCGGGCACTGGCGGCGGCTTGAGGAGCCGGAGACATATGCTTCGGTACCTGACGGACGTGGCGCACCGGCCTCGGCGTCCGTCGCCCCTGACAATCGAGTGGCGCAACTCCCGTTCTCTGCGGAACTCCCGCTCGTTATGGGAGTGGTGGGCCTGTACCGGTACTCGGACAGGCGGCAGCGCGGTGTGAGGAGTGAATGTGGGGGACTTGGCGGTCGGCGCACGGTCCGGTTCCGGCGACCCGGAAGACAAGCGTTCCGATGTGGGCGGCGGGACGGGCAACGGGACGGGCGACGCAGGGCCACCGACCGTGGAAAGAGAGAGTGA